The following proteins are co-located in the Triticum aestivum cultivar Chinese Spring chromosome 1A, IWGSC CS RefSeq v2.1, whole genome shotgun sequence genome:
- the LOC123054117 gene encoding PH, RCC1 and FYVE domains-containing protein 1, with the protein MMSDASSDLGGGRAGPVERDIEQAITALKKGAYLLKYGRRGKPKFCPFRLSNDESILIWFSGKEEKQLRLSHVSRIIPGQRTAIFQRYPRPEKECQSFSLISHDRSLDIICKDKDEAEVWFAGLKTLISRSHQRKWRTESRSDMLSSGTTSPRTYTRRSSPLSSPFSSNDSVHKDGSENYRLRSPYGSPPKVGLDKAFSDIVSYAAPPRPFFPSDSNVGSVHSVSSGHSDNTNGNSRGISMDAFRVSLSSAVSSSSHGSGHDDGDALGDVFIWGEGTGEGILGGGNSRVGSSSGAKMDCLVPKPLEFAGRLDVQNISCGGRHATLVTKQGEVYSWGEESGGRLGHGVDCDVPQPKLIDALAHMNIELVACGEYHTCAVTLSGDLYTWGNGTFNFGLSGHGNEVSHWMPKRLNGPLEGIHVSSISCGPWHTAVVTSAGQLFTFGDGSFGVLGHGDRQSISVPREVESLKGLRTVRAACGVWHTAAVVEVMVGNSSSSNCSSGKIFTWGDGDKGRLGHGDKETRLVPTCVASLVEPNFCQVACGHCFTVALTTSGHVYTMGSSVYGQLGNPQADGMVPARVEGKLHKNFVEEISCGAYHVAVLTSRTEVYTWGKGANGRLGHGDTDDRNSPTLVEALKDKQVRSVVCGINFTAAICIHKWVSGVDQSMCSGCRLPFNLRRKRHNCYNCALVFCHSCSSKKSLKASLAPNPNKPYRVCDSCYGKLNKGPETDRYSSAKRGAILQGFNDSINDDLETRSNVQLSRLSSMESFKNMDSRYSKKNKKFEFNSSRVSPIPNGSSHWSGLNISKSFGSSKKFFSASVPGSRIASRATSPVSRRTSPPRSTTPTPTLGGLTSPRVVVDGAKPIKDSVSQEVIHLRSQVENLTRKSHLLEVELERTTKQLKEAISIAGEETAKCKAAKEVIKSLTAQLKGMAEKLPEGAGAGAGAGAGAGAVKHSRLPPLSGVPVNDVSMATENLGSPRNSGEPYLNGSNGLIVSNGPSSVRNKTHLEVGKNGTKQPDSDSKPESEWVEQDEPGVYITLTALPGGARDLRRVRFSRKRFSETQAEQWWQENRARLSKFLGKKTRWRGKECICFVHLSWHGMENVAIGLNTIASVLEAHQLATNNLNPWRIVACVQKCTTRSRKPISSSTASLRELLIVEAICSFSSCFPLIYCFRNPHIDPSHAHSRLASPAAMDQDLSSELDPALLLSTSASSSSPQDSASPSFSFYPPSPPEYTLAVTNLSCPAPRRANATLLPRFLPSFSAAPPPAAEGLLNSVSFIASSSSILAVVGPSGAGKSTLLRILSGRGTGSEIAKAPTVCINGNAVTSRAQLRRTCGFVTQDDNLLPLLTVRETILFAARFRLGSSVTARERHERVEALMQELRLSEVADSYVGGGGGEAMSPSRGVSGGERKRVSIAVDMVHDPPVLLLDEPTSGLDSRSAVDVLALLHEVARARRQVVVLSIHQPSYRMLGYISSLLLLSRGAVAHCGSLRSLEDALARLGHKIPAQLNPLELAMEVTEQLQADRAKFAELRDSDQYEEERESPGVANGSLQVPEHGYGSRAVEVAALTVRCWRTMYRTQQLFAARAAQAVVGGLGLGSVFFRVRADPDGLALRLGLFAFSLSFLLSSTVEALPILLHERRVLMREASRRAYRLSSYVVANALVFAPCLLAVAVLFSAPVYWLVGLRASLAAFGFFVLAVWLIVLMASSLVLFLSAVSPDFILGNSLICIFLGVFFLFSGYFIPKESIPRYWAFMYYVSMYRYPLDLLLINEYGGGARDKCVAWVGGDAMNGDGVCLSTGGDVLRGRGVDEGMRWVNVGVMLGFFLVYRIMCWAVLVRRASKTTL; encoded by the exons GATGAATCTATATTGATTTGGTTCTCAGGGAAAGAGGAGAAGCAACTAAGATTGAGTCATGTGTCTAGAATAATTCCTGGACAGCGAACT GCGATTTTTCAGAGGTATCCACGACCTGAGAAGGAATGCCAGTCATTTTCTCTCATATCCCATGATAGATCATTGGACATT ATATGCAAAGATAAAGATGAAGCTGAAGTGTGGTTTGCTGGGCTAAAAACACTGATATCACGTAGTCACCAAAGAAAATGGAGAACAGAATCAAGAAGTGATATGCTTTCCTCTGGTACAACTAGTCCAAGAACTTACACGAGAAGGAGCTCTCCCTTGAGTTCTCCTTTCAGTAGCAATGATAGTGTCCACAAG GATGGCAGCGAAAATTATCGACTCCGGAGTCCATATGGGAGTCCACCAAAGGTTGGCTTGGACAAGGCCTTCTCTGACATTGTATCATATGCAGCCCCACCTAGACCCTTCTTCCCATCGGATTCTAATGTTGGATCAGTTCACTCTGTGTCTTCTGGGCACTCAGATAACACAAATGGGAACTCGAGGGGCATCTCAATGGATGCTTTCCGAGTTAGTTTATCAAGTGCTGTCAGTTCATCAAGTCATGGTTCTGGTCATGATGATGGTGATGCTCTAGGTGATGTTTTCATTTGGGGAGAGGGAACTGGAGAGGGAATTCTTGGTGGTGGCAATTCAAGGGTTGGAAGTTCCTCGGGTGCAAAGATGGATTGTCTTGTACCGAAGCCATTGGAGTTTGCTGGAAGGCTTGATGTGCAGAACATTTCATGTGGAGGAAGGCATGCTACACTTGTCACTAAGCAGGGAGAGGTCTACTCTTGGGGTGAGGAGTCAGGTGGGCGTCTTGGTCATGGTGTGGACTGTGACGTGCCCCAGCCAAAACTTATCGATGCTCTTGCTCATATGAACATTGAGCTAGTAGCATGTGGTGAGTACCATACTTGCGCAGTCACGCTCTCTGGAGATTTGTACACATGGGGAAATGGCACCTTTAATTTTGGACTTTCAGGTCATGGGAATGAAGTCAGTCATTGGATGCCCAAAAGGCTCAATGGACCATTAGAAGGCATACATGTTTCGTCTATTTCATGTGGCCCTTGGCACACGGCTGTAGTAACATCTGCAGGTCAGCTATTCACATTTGGAGATGGCTCTTTTGGAGTTCTAGGTCATGGAGATCGTCAGAGTATTTCGGTACCAAGGGAGGTGGAATCCCTGAAAGGGCTACGGACTGTTCGCGCAGCTTGTGGTGTGTGGCACACAGCCGCCGTTGTTGAAGTTATGGTTGGGAATTCAAgttccagcaattgttcttctggCAAGATATTTACATGGGGTGATGGTGATAAAGGTCGTTTGGGACATGGTGACAAAGAAACAAGACTTGTCCCAACATGCGTGGCTTCTTTGGTTGAGCCTAACTTTTGCCAAGTAGCTTGTGGTCATTGTTTCACGGTGGCACTAACAACCTCAGGGCATGTGTACACAATGGGAAGTTCTGTCTATGGTCAGCTTGGAAATCCACAAGCAGATGGCATGGTTCCTGCGCGTGTTGAAGGAAAGCTACATAAAAACTTTGTGGAGGAGATTTCATGTGGCGCTTATCATGTTGCTGTTTTGACTTCCAGGACAGAGGTGTATACATGGGGTAAAGGTGCTAATGGCCGGTTAGGACATGGTGATACTGATGATAGGAATTCTCCTACACTAGTTGAAGCTCTGAAAGATAAGCAAGTCAGGAGTGTTGTTTGTGGAATTAACTTCACTGCAGCAATATGCATTCACAAGTGGGTGTCTGGAGTTGATCAGTCCATGTGTTCTGGATGTCGCTTGCCGTTTAACTTGAGGAGAAAACGGCATAATTGCTACAACTGTGCTCTTGTATTTTGTCATTCCTGCAGCAGTAAGAAATCTCTGAAGGCTTCATTAGCACCAAACCCAAACAAGCCTTACCGTGTCTGTGATAGCTGCTACGGTAAACTTAATAAGGGACCTGAGACAGATAGGTATTCTTCAGCAAAGCGCGGAGCTATCTTACAAGGGTTCAATGATTCTATCAATGATGATTTGGAGACAAGATCAAATGTCCAATTGTCTAGATTGTCATCAATGGAATCCTTCAAGAACATGGATAGCAGATATTCAAAGAAAAATAAGAAGTTTGAATTTAATAGCAGCCGTGTTTCCCCTATTCCAAATGGCAGCTCTCACTGGAGCGGGCTCAACATTTCTAAATCTTTTGGCTCATCAAAGAAATTTTTCTCAGCGTCGGTTCCTGGATCAAGAATTGCTTCTAGGGCAACGTCACCTGTCTCAAGAAGAACAAGCCCTCCTCGATCTACAACTCCAACACCTACCTTGGGTGGTCTAACATCTCCTAGAGTTGTTGTAGATGGTGCAAAGCCAATAAAGGATAGTGTAAGCCAAGAGGTTATACATTTGAGATCGCAG GTGGAAAATCTTACCCGGAAGTCCCATCTACTGGAAGTTGAATTGGAGAGAACAACTAAACAGTTAAAGGAAGCTATTTCCATTGCAGGGGAGGAAACTGCGAAGTGCAAAGCTGCAAAAGAAGTAATCAAGTCGCTCACTGCACAA TTGAAGGGTATGGCAGAGAAGCTACCtgaaggagcaggagcaggagcaggggcaggggcaggggcaggggcagtTAAGCACAGTAGACTGCCACCACTTTCTGGAGTGCCTGTTAATGACGTATCAATGGCAACTGAGAATTTAGGTAGCCCAAGAAATTCAGGAGAGCCATATTTGAACGGGTCTAATGGGTTGATTGTTTCTAATGGACCAAGTTCAGTTAGAAATAAGACTCACCTGGAAGTTGGCAAGAATGGAACCAAACAGCCCGATTCAGACTCTAAGCCTGAGTCTGAATGGGTAGAGCAAGATGAACCAGGGGTCTACATCACCCTTACTGCCCTACCTGGAGGGGCTAGAGATCTTAGGAGGGTACGGTTCAG CCGGAAGCGTTTCAGCGAGACGCAAGCAGAGCAATGGTGGCAAGAGAACCGGGCAAGG TTATCCAAATTCTTAGGGAAAAAAACTCGGTGGAGAGGAAAGGAGTGCATTTGTTTCGTCCACCTCAGCTGGCATGGTATGGAGAACG TTGCAATCGGTCTGAACACCATTGCCTCTGTTCTAGAAGCGCATCAGCTAGCTACGAACAATCTCAACCCATGGCGAATCGTGGCGTGCGTGCAAAAGTGCACAACACGTTCAAGAAAACCGATTTCTAGTAGTACCGCTTCCTTAAGAGAGCTGCTGATTGTCGAGGCTATTTGTAGTTTCTCAAGCTGTTTCCCGCTCATCTACTGCTTCCGcaatccacacatcgacccctcTCACGCGCACTCGCGGCTCGCCTCGCCCGCAGCCATGGATCAGGACCTGTCGTCGGAGCTGGACCCAGCGCTCCTCCTCTCCACGTCGGCGTCCTCGTCGTCGCCGCAGGACTCCGCGTCGCCGTCCTTCTCCTTCTACCCGCCCTCCCCTCCGGAGTACACCCTCGCCGTCACCAACCTCTCCTGCCCAGCGCCGCGCCGCGCCAACGCCACCCTCCTCCCGAGGTTCTTGCCCTCCTTCTCCGCggccccgccccccgccgccgaGGGGCTCCTCAACTCCGTCTCCTTCATCGCGTCCAGCTCAAGCATCCTGGCCGTCGTGGGCCCCAGCGGCGCCGGCAAGTCGACGCTCCTCCGCATCCTGTCCGGCCGCGGCACCGGCTCGGAGATCGCCAAGGCGCCCACCGTGTGCATCAACGGCAACGCCGTCACCTCCCGCGCGCAGCTGCGCCGGACGTGCGGCTTCGTGACGCAGGACGACAACCTCCTGCCGCTGCTCACCGTCCGCGAGACCATCCTCTTCGCCGCGCGCTTCAGGCTCGGCTCCTCCGTGACCGCGCGGGAGCGGCACGAGCGGGTGGAGGCGCTCATGCAGGAGCTAAGGCTGTCGGAGGTGGCCGACAGctacgtcggcggcggcggtggcgaggccATGTCGCCGTCCCGCGGGGTGTCCGGGGGCGAGCGCAAGCGGGTGTCCATCGCGGTGGACATGGTGCACGACCCGCCGGTGCTGCTGCTGGACGAGCCCACGTCGGGGCTGGACAGCCGGTCGGCCGTGGACGTGCTGGCGCTGCTGcacgaggtggcgcgcgcgcggcgGCAGGTGGTGGTGCTCAGCATCCACCAGCCCAGCTACCGCATGCTCGGCTACATCTcctcgctgctgctgctctcccgcGGCGCCGTCGCGCACTGCGGCTCGCTGAGGTCGCTCGAGGACGCGCTGGCGAGGCTGGGCCACAAGATCCCCGCGCAGCTCAACCCGCTGGAGCTGGCCATGGAGGTCACCGAGCAGCTCCAGGCGGACCGCGCCAAGTTCGCCGAGCTCAGGGACAGCGACCAGTACGAGGAGGAAAGGGAAAGCCCCGGCGTCGCCAACGGCAGCCTTCAGGTGCCCGAGCACGGGTACGGCAGCCGCGCCGTGGAGGTGGCGGCGCTGACAGTGCGCTGCTGGCGCACCATGTACCGCACGCAGCAGCTCTtcgcggcgcgggcggcgcaggCGGTGGTCGGCGGCCTGGGCCTCggcagcgtcttcttccgcgtgcGCGCCGACCCGGACGGGCTGGCGCTCCGGCTGGGCCTCTTCGCCTTCAGCCTCagcttcctcctctcctccaccgtGGAGGCGCTGCCCATCCTCCTCCACGAGCGGCGCGTGCTGATGCGCGAGGCCTCCCGCCGCGCCTACCGCCTGTCCTCCTACGTGGTGGCCAACGCGCTGGTGTTCGCGCCGTGCCTGCTCGCCGTGGCGGTCCTCTTCTCGGCGCCCGTGTACTGGCTGGTGGGCCTCCGCGCCTCCCTGGCCGCCTTCGGGTTCTTCGTGCTCGCCGTGTGGCTCATCGTGCTCATGGCCAGCTCCCTGGTGCTCTTCCTCAGCGCCGTGTCCCCGGACTTCATCCTCGGCAACTCGCTCATCTGCATCTTCCTgggcgtcttcttcctcttctctggCTACTTCATACCCAAGGAGAGCATCCCGAGGTACTGGGCCTTCATGTACTACGTGTCCATGTACAGGTACCCGCTGGACCTGCTGCTCATCAACGAGTACGGGGGCGGCGCCAGGGACAAGTGCGTGGCGTGGGTGGGAGGGGACGCCATGAACGGTGACGGCGTTTGCTTGAGCACCGGAGGCGACGTGCTGAGGGGGAGAGGGGTCGACGAGGGCATGAGGTGGGTCAATGTGGGTGTCATGCTGGGCTTCTTCCTCGTGTACAGGATCATGTGCTGGGCTGTGCTGGTGAGGAGGGCGTCCAAGACCACTCTCTGA